One window from the genome of Aneurinibacillus sp. REN35 encodes:
- a CDS encoding 3-oxoacyl-ACP reductase — protein MKIEEQVVVVTGASRGLGAAIARAFGAQNARVIVNYYQNKEKAMEVAASIGEHAIAIQADIRDQEATQRMFKQAKEHFGQPVTTIINNALVHFRFDPIAQKNADSITWEDYHTQLEGSIKGALNTLQAALPDMKEQQFGRIISIGTNLFQNPVVAYHEYTTGKAALLGFTRNMARELGAYGITVNMVSGGLLQTTDASAATTEDVFEIIKATTPMQRVTTPQEAADAVLFFASPWGRAVTGQNLVVDGGLVMD, from the coding sequence ATGAAGATAGAGGAACAAGTCGTAGTCGTTACAGGTGCCAGCCGCGGATTAGGCGCTGCCATCGCTCGAGCATTCGGCGCACAAAACGCTCGGGTCATTGTGAACTACTACCAGAACAAAGAAAAAGCAATGGAGGTCGCAGCGTCGATCGGAGAGCATGCCATCGCTATCCAGGCTGATATTCGGGATCAAGAGGCGACACAGCGTATGTTCAAGCAAGCAAAGGAACACTTTGGACAACCGGTTACAACCATTATAAATAACGCCTTGGTACATTTTCGCTTCGATCCTATCGCTCAAAAAAACGCCGACAGCATTACGTGGGAGGACTATCATACTCAGCTAGAAGGCAGCATTAAAGGCGCGCTGAACACGCTGCAGGCTGCTCTTCCGGATATGAAAGAGCAGCAATTCGGCCGCATTATCAGCATCGGCACGAACCTGTTTCAAAATCCCGTGGTTGCTTACCATGAATATACGACAGGCAAAGCCGCCCTGCTTGGCTTTACCCGGAACATGGCGCGTGAGTTGGGTGCCTACGGCATTACCGTAAACATGGTATCCGGCGGATTGCTGCAGACAACGGATGCGAGCGCGGCAACAACAGAGGACGTATTTGAGATTATTAAAGCAACGACGCCCATGCAGCGGGTGACGACACCGCAAGAAGCGGCGGATGCCGTTCTATTTTTTGCTTCTCCATGGGGGCGAGCTGTGACCGGTCAGAATCTTGTGGTCGATGGCGGACTTGTCATGGACTAA
- a CDS encoding YgaP family membrane protein: MSTANILPDTNQRVEQNTAAHINKKIAETTERNVAQYADADISARINALDREWDIERTLEANAATLIVASTALGFFVNKKWFALTGVVGGFLLQHALQGWCPPVPVFRRLGIRTTSEIHTEKMALKQLRGDFQPTTNPNAAVMQARKE; encoded by the coding sequence ATGAGCACAGCAAACATCCTCCCTGACACGAATCAAAGGGTAGAACAGAATACGGCCGCCCATATCAATAAAAAAATAGCGGAAACGACGGAAAGAAATGTTGCTCAGTATGCGGATGCAGATATCTCTGCCCGGATCAATGCACTGGATCGGGAATGGGATATCGAAAGAACACTGGAGGCCAATGCTGCTACCCTGATCGTAGCCAGCACAGCTCTTGGTTTTTTCGTAAACAAAAAGTGGTTTGCTCTTACGGGAGTGGTCGGAGGCTTCCTGCTGCAGCACGCGCTGCAGGGCTGGTGTCCTCCTGTTCCCGTTTTTAGACGATTGGGAATCCGCACCACAAGTGAGATTCATACAGAGAAAATGGCCCTTAAGCAGCTGCGCGGAGATTTTCAACCTACCACCAATCCGAACGCAGCCGTTATGCAGGCTAGAAAAGAATAG